The following coding sequences are from one Leptospira mayottensis 200901116 window:
- a CDS encoding TIGR04388 family protein gives MQFTETKNKTALEKRNILAFKNRFSFKTKIVSLITILAFHVVFVLPLSILGELSAQSVPTLGSTKQFANDELKPYVDAAKAGATDSGTFLNSVNNGEQVLEAAWETGVNAEIEAIVGGVNNSDTVNNVNVYKDAVRAQLELQKQQAKNQWIADVNAYIQAELQIFLATLSQNTSNNVTSTNTNSVNTINPTVQTVTTTPAAQATNPAQAAQSYYQGTQLWDSKWQDLLNKQNTWEQNSLNAIQNGILQWNQSITGLENDKLSYLNGIEQTKAQWLANKQLIANAQSQMRNALQSTITNIRSQENQLKTNASSDPSLTSVFGDMDELLEDLQEALNSNASLGTLAQTLGNFFQSQITNATAKADYWNITKWQETYATQVLEFKKEVATASLSCSGSSSCNNLSTGPRAITYGNDGNVYGWGATNGGFQNGVLVSTFDPYTVMNPNYAELNQQYQSCQTQASGSPFGWITWISYPCSNFGWNGENAPVQSYTVVPNNSTGYYSAGHYEATCNGSDVGGTCLGGTGHYALDLTDCTGAPFGVMCGYSRQWHTDDSYSTSVTESFSQAQKDQIATNTKIRNAVYGNYNTAFGLSSQAGNAVSNSSVALETKVWLGGSALNNSNWYNSLGLIEQVQVQTKYKYIDSAMQANQNFWTSMKTQFTNIASTFLSLVNPLKDWEERSQTYEEEYQAKLLELEQTKQSTISNYDNQINLMKAARGAWVTEVYGYQMAGIAGSADNANSQFRTGQENWDDTISIFQQAELNWYLSAKDILQQAVTATDGETQFQTNATSQANQLQTQITNSETNTTGLYNAATGLYQTYQYAAAGNVMQQAITNLQNQTSWNGQGANLSQTIADSFGRSEAYKTAELSASNRINALAQTIYGNGAYIVDNTELNQIQNQITTNGQNQTFWQNEINGNSGGFNFNGRRTASISTTLEYTNIRNDIAVATTLQTEVVDEERGYLKTANEYFEKSEKYQELADKAKSEAKFDEAALYTGYAVREKSNAIGFLKKKYYSLGEEITSEIDNRGLTYTKNSFLSYRDNLLNKNFQNTTQVQKQIQEGKNQVAGIISEGESYNQIQGMIQTAANLNKQGEENKQRVERLLLESKELANRNIGEGLLDGLQEMIASIQSALPQEVSNNGVAQYIQAQEKELEEKQKKADELLSHMNLLVTNNNDLAALQTLLQGSSQAINLAANSAVSKYLDDYAKKLQKDNEERSNQLQKTLLEALTNGDEYKYLREAGYGFRVDGEGISAYRQIYSGEIEIDGSAMKGASYSPDLEYQYIRMETKFNPGNLSVDMMNPNATRFNAEMVLGVKNYIDNLQKNVEQMFAQFSNKTNEIKEEYAQNQEIESYQKKLYEASKENYLAAFQALPGELKNMFEGEMGGLKGYHEQGSKYNFSQGSFKGQSGDMKKIGKAMYEGASIDDTVFGGSRELKGSVSVKGIPVEVSYGMQYLIVTSGFDISNLGYNFKLKGVGTNYVDNQLSNVNRKYTVYSEDIQNRIEKQAKANDAEKESKGFLFNVLNGMSGGQKPHEAIKSEVQSRITGAVAEATGLPASFVGALVGGSNMKQAMKAYEKSVTTEAISQATGIPAWYLNQKISEKEANHEMAKSFSYNMGRGLGTMAAVAIATVAVGPVGVIALAANPDVTKKVNKFSDHLGKQAYENRETIDTVITVAASATAIITGGASLVALAAYKTIQGATEGGVLGALAGAATIGNAPLSIATGGLVSYDLSYSREKGFGASVGGGMKLMEGLGVGATLSYNEQTGFGGSAGLQAGTSALSFNAGISYSEQGGISANAGLGVGMGKNATTGSYASTLNLGMSYNRQDGFGTSAGLSSNNNHVLPGMGATISRSEYAGWGADISTDQYGKVEGGGGRPSFGGVSGGLAWSERDGFTASFNVAGTNALSYNSQTGLSSNADFIAQYSMNNILAQGVAETDEEKAYAAAKAEADSRAAQNRNNSENGAAAVSASGYATARREGEDGATPHSNGEPADPVDQRIAQLRKELSEGISLAHDNGTMSDAGNPALASAARELSSKTAELNRLVASKEAGGTTKPASSGSESGGLLDGIKGLYTKTKELIYGPEAKPRSAYADDRSAAQGTRIGNETAAYLDYKEGKISKADYEGQVAAERKAYYEATQGDRNKIPMGSGYTDVSKDNLGKLTHLEGIKGVTGRIVEDANGNVYFRTKADGMGSASIPMEPTKITEKPWTAIDPHNQSKDPGAVDLHAPYGSPMTVMRSDDGKFKVTGLTNMSEGGNSLRLEYKLNGVKRQVDLRHGQNQFPSYVIDALKANEKPIFDNGTVVGWTGVTGQHGIGNDGKVKYDPTDHSHLKFQNSNGSDWKDWGLPAMGY, from the coding sequence ATACAGTTTACGGAGACAAAAAATAAAACTGCATTAGAAAAACGAAATATTCTCGCTTTTAAAAACCGTTTTTCCTTTAAAACGAAGATCGTCAGTTTAATAACGATCCTCGCCTTTCACGTAGTTTTTGTGTTACCCTTATCGATATTAGGCGAACTCTCCGCCCAAAGTGTGCCGACACTCGGATCGACAAAACAATTTGCAAACGACGAATTAAAACCTTACGTGGACGCGGCAAAAGCCGGAGCCACGGATTCGGGAACGTTTTTAAATTCGGTGAACAACGGAGAACAAGTTTTAGAAGCCGCTTGGGAAACGGGAGTCAACGCGGAGATAGAAGCCATCGTGGGTGGAGTGAATAACTCGGACACGGTGAATAACGTAAACGTTTACAAAGACGCGGTGAGAGCACAACTGGAACTGCAGAAACAACAGGCAAAGAACCAATGGATCGCGGACGTAAACGCATACATACAAGCAGAGTTACAAATCTTTTTAGCGACATTATCCCAAAACACATCGAACAACGTAACATCGACGAACACAAATTCGGTGAATACGATCAATCCGACTGTGCAAACTGTAACCACTACTCCTGCCGCCCAAGCAACAAACCCCGCACAAGCGGCACAGAGTTATTACCAAGGAACCCAACTCTGGGATTCTAAATGGCAGGATTTACTTAACAAACAAAACACCTGGGAACAGAATTCCTTAAATGCGATCCAGAATGGAATCCTGCAATGGAATCAATCGATTACAGGACTCGAAAATGATAAATTAAGTTATTTGAATGGAATCGAACAAACAAAAGCCCAATGGTTGGCGAACAAACAATTGATTGCAAACGCTCAAAGCCAAATGAGAAACGCGCTTCAATCCACAATTACAAATATACGTTCTCAAGAAAATCAATTGAAAACAAATGCATCGAGTGATCCGAGTTTGACATCCGTGTTTGGGGACATGGACGAATTGTTGGAAGATCTACAGGAGGCTCTGAATTCTAACGCATCCCTCGGCACGTTAGCGCAAACACTGGGAAATTTTTTCCAAAGTCAGATAACAAACGCAACCGCAAAAGCAGACTACTGGAATATAACAAAATGGCAGGAGACGTATGCGACTCAAGTTTTAGAGTTTAAAAAAGAAGTGGCAACCGCAAGCTTAAGTTGTAGTGGAAGTAGTTCCTGTAACAACCTGTCTACCGGACCACGAGCGATCACGTATGGAAACGACGGAAACGTATATGGTTGGGGTGCGACTAACGGAGGTTTTCAAAACGGAGTTTTGGTAAGCACTTTTGATCCATATACGGTAATGAATCCGAATTACGCGGAACTCAATCAACAATACCAAAGTTGCCAGACTCAGGCGTCCGGATCTCCATTCGGATGGATAACTTGGATATCCTATCCATGTTCAAATTTTGGATGGAACGGAGAGAATGCACCGGTTCAATCCTATACTGTAGTCCCCAACAACAGCACGGGATACTACAGCGCAGGACATTACGAAGCGACGTGTAACGGATCGGATGTAGGAGGAACTTGCCTTGGAGGAACCGGCCACTACGCGTTAGACTTAACTGATTGTACCGGAGCTCCGTTTGGAGTAATGTGCGGCTATAGCAGACAATGGCATACGGACGACAGTTATTCCACCTCGGTAACGGAAAGTTTTAGCCAGGCACAAAAAGATCAAATAGCGACAAACACAAAAATACGAAACGCGGTCTATGGAAATTACAACACTGCGTTTGGATTGTCTTCCCAAGCGGGGAATGCAGTTTCAAATTCAAGCGTTGCGCTTGAAACAAAAGTGTGGTTAGGCGGAAGCGCTTTAAATAACTCGAATTGGTACAATTCTCTTGGATTGATCGAACAAGTACAGGTTCAAACCAAATACAAATACATAGACTCTGCGATGCAAGCAAACCAGAACTTTTGGACGAGTATGAAAACTCAGTTTACAAATATTGCATCTACGTTTTTGTCACTCGTCAATCCGTTGAAAGACTGGGAAGAAAGATCGCAAACATACGAAGAAGAATACCAAGCAAAACTATTAGAACTGGAACAAACGAAACAATCTACAATTTCCAACTATGATAATCAGATTAATCTCATGAAGGCGGCAAGAGGAGCCTGGGTCACAGAAGTTTACGGTTACCAAATGGCAGGAATTGCAGGAAGCGCAGATAACGCAAATAGCCAATTTAGAACGGGACAAGAAAACTGGGACGACACAATATCAATCTTCCAACAAGCAGAGTTAAATTGGTATTTATCCGCAAAAGATATATTGCAACAAGCGGTAACTGCAACTGACGGAGAAACACAATTCCAAACAAACGCAACCTCACAAGCAAACCAACTACAAACACAAATTACAAACTCGGAGACAAATACAACCGGGCTTTACAACGCAGCAACAGGTTTGTATCAAACGTATCAATATGCAGCGGCAGGAAACGTAATGCAACAAGCAATTACAAACCTGCAAAACCAAACAAGTTGGAACGGACAAGGAGCCAACCTCTCTCAAACAATCGCAGATTCTTTTGGAAGAAGCGAAGCCTACAAAACAGCAGAACTCAGCGCAAGTAATCGAATCAATGCATTAGCACAAACGATTTACGGAAACGGGGCATATATCGTAGACAATACAGAGTTAAATCAGATTCAAAATCAAATTACAACGAACGGACAAAACCAAACGTTTTGGCAAAACGAAATCAATGGAAATAGCGGAGGATTTAACTTTAACGGAAGAAGAACCGCAAGTATATCCACAACATTAGAATACACGAATATTAGAAACGACATTGCAGTAGCAACAACATTACAAACAGAAGTGGTCGACGAAGAAAGAGGCTACTTAAAAACTGCAAACGAATACTTTGAAAAATCAGAGAAGTACCAAGAGTTAGCGGACAAAGCAAAGAGCGAAGCAAAGTTCGATGAAGCAGCCCTTTACACAGGATATGCAGTGAGAGAAAAGAGCAATGCGATCGGATTCCTCAAGAAGAAGTATTATTCGTTAGGCGAAGAAATTACGAGTGAAATAGACAACCGAGGATTGACATATACAAAAAATTCTTTCCTGAGTTACAGAGATAACCTACTCAACAAAAACTTTCAGAATACAACTCAAGTTCAGAAACAAATCCAAGAAGGAAAGAATCAAGTCGCCGGAATTATATCCGAAGGAGAAAGTTACAACCAAATCCAAGGAATGATCCAAACAGCGGCAAACTTAAACAAACAAGGAGAGGAAAACAAACAAAGAGTAGAACGGTTGCTACTCGAATCCAAAGAATTAGCAAATCGTAATATCGGAGAAGGACTTTTGGATGGATTGCAGGAAATGATTGCAAGTATCCAAAGTGCATTACCACAAGAAGTATCGAACAACGGAGTCGCTCAATACATACAAGCACAAGAGAAAGAGTTGGAAGAAAAACAAAAAAAGGCAGATGAACTACTTTCTCACATGAATTTACTTGTGACGAATAACAATGATTTGGCGGCGTTGCAAACCCTACTCCAAGGAAGCAGCCAAGCAATCAACTTGGCAGCAAACAGCGCAGTGTCGAAATACTTAGACGACTACGCAAAAAAACTCCAAAAAGATAACGAAGAAAGAAGTAACCAACTCCAAAAGACACTTTTAGAAGCGCTGACAAACGGAGACGAATACAAATATCTTAGAGAAGCAGGATACGGATTTAGAGTGGATGGAGAAGGAATCAGCGCGTATCGACAGATCTACAGCGGAGAAATCGAAATCGACGGAAGTGCGATGAAAGGAGCGAGTTATTCTCCCGATTTAGAATATCAATATATTAGAATGGAAACTAAATTTAATCCGGGCAATTTGAGCGTGGACATGATGAATCCAAACGCGACAAGGTTCAACGCAGAAATGGTACTGGGAGTTAAAAACTACATCGACAATCTGCAAAAGAACGTAGAACAGATGTTTGCTCAGTTTAGCAACAAGACAAACGAGATCAAAGAAGAATACGCACAGAATCAAGAGATCGAAAGTTATCAAAAGAAATTGTATGAAGCGAGTAAAGAAAATTACTTAGCAGCCTTCCAAGCTTTACCAGGCGAATTGAAAAACATGTTCGAAGGAGAAATGGGAGGCTTAAAAGGTTATCACGAACAAGGATCAAAATACAACTTTAGCCAAGGAAGCTTCAAAGGCCAAAGCGGAGATATGAAGAAGATCGGCAAAGCGATGTATGAAGGAGCTTCGATCGACGACACAGTTTTTGGAGGAAGCAGAGAATTAAAAGGCTCGGTGAGCGTCAAAGGGATTCCTGTGGAAGTAAGCTACGGAATGCAATACTTGATCGTCACATCCGGATTTGATATTTCAAATTTAGGATACAACTTCAAGTTGAAGGGAGTGGGAACCAATTACGTCGACAATCAACTCTCAAACGTAAACCGAAAATATACCGTCTACTCCGAAGACATTCAAAATAGAATCGAAAAACAAGCAAAGGCGAATGACGCGGAGAAGGAAAGCAAGGGATTTCTGTTTAACGTATTAAACGGAATGAGCGGAGGACAAAAACCTCATGAAGCCATTAAATCCGAAGTTCAAAGCCGCATAACGGGAGCAGTTGCAGAAGCAACCGGATTGCCTGCGAGTTTTGTGGGAGCCCTTGTCGGCGGTTCCAACATGAAACAAGCGATGAAAGCATACGAGAAGAGCGTGACCACGGAAGCGATATCGCAAGCAACCGGAATTCCCGCTTGGTATTTAAACCAAAAGATTTCTGAGAAAGAAGCCAATCATGAGATGGCAAAAAGTTTTTCCTACAACATGGGTCGGGGTCTTGGCACGATGGCGGCTGTTGCAATAGCGACAGTTGCGGTAGGTCCAGTCGGTGTCATCGCTCTTGCGGCAAATCCAGATGTGACGAAAAAAGTGAACAAGTTCTCGGATCATCTGGGTAAACAAGCGTATGAAAACCGCGAAACGATCGATACAGTAATAACGGTTGCTGCTTCTGCGACGGCAATCATAACAGGTGGAGCGAGTTTAGTAGCGCTTGCAGCTTACAAAACGATACAGGGCGCGACGGAAGGCGGCGTGTTGGGTGCGCTCGCTGGAGCAGCGACGATTGGGAATGCTCCTCTTTCGATTGCAACTGGAGGTCTTGTAAGCTATGACCTAAGCTACTCGAGAGAGAAAGGATTTGGAGCAAGTGTTGGGGGCGGCATGAAGCTGATGGAAGGCCTTGGAGTTGGAGCCACACTCAGTTACAACGAACAAACAGGATTCGGCGGATCCGCGGGTTTGCAAGCGGGAACAAGCGCACTTAGCTTTAACGCGGGAATAAGTTATTCCGAACAAGGAGGAATTTCAGCTAACGCTGGCCTCGGAGTGGGAATGGGTAAAAACGCAACAACAGGATCCTATGCCAGCACTCTCAACTTGGGAATGAGCTACAATCGCCAGGACGGATTCGGAACTAGTGCGGGACTGTCGTCTAACAACAATCATGTTCTACCCGGAATGGGAGCTACCATTAGCAGAAGTGAATATGCTGGTTGGGGCGCAGACATTTCAACTGACCAATACGGCAAAGTAGAGGGAGGCGGAGGCAGGCCGAGCTTTGGAGGTGTCAGCGGAGGACTTGCATGGAGTGAAAGAGACGGTTTTACCGCAAGCTTTAACGTAGCCGGCACAAACGCTCTCAGTTACAATTCTCAAACTGGTCTTTCGTCTAATGCCGATTTTATAGCTCAGTATTCTATGAACAATATTCTTGCTCAAGGTGTCGCTGAGACGGATGAAGAGAAGGCGTATGCGGCGGCAAAAGCAGAAGCAGATTCAAGAGCTGCGCAAAATAGGAACAATTCTGAAAATGGAGCGGCGGCTGTTAGTGCGTCAGGATATGCTACAGCAAGGAGAGAAGGAGAAGATGGTGCAACACCTCATTCCAATGGGGAACCGGCCGATCCGGTAGACCAGAGAATTGCTCAGCTCCGGAAAGAACTGAGTGAAGGGATTTCGCTGGCCCATGATAACGGAACGATGAGTGACGCGGGTAATCCGGCGTTGGCAAGTGCAGCGAGAGAACTTTCGAGTAAGACGGCGGAGTTGAATCGATTGGTGGCTTCGAAGGAAGCCGGAGGAACGACGAAACCAGCGTCTTCAGGAAGTGAATCCGGAGGTCTTCTTGATGGTATCAAGGGTTTATACACCAAAACGAAAGAATTGATATATGGCCCGGAGGCAAAACCGCGAAGTGCATATGCGGATGATCGTTCGGCGGCACAAGGAACTCGGATCGGAAACGAAACAGCGGCTTATCTCGATTACAAAGAAGGAAAGATTAGTAAGGCCGATTACGAAGGACAAGTAGCGGCAGAGAGAAAAGCATATTACGAAGCGACCCAAGGAGACAGGAACAAGATTCCAATGGGATCGGGATATACGGATGTATCAAAAGACAATTTAGGAAAGTTGACTCACTTAGAAGGTATCAAGGGAGTAACCGGTCGAATCGTAGAAGATGCAAATGGAAACGTATATTTCAGAACGAAAGCGGATGGAATGGGTTCTGCTTCGATCCCGATGGAACCGACAAAGATTACGGAAAAGCCTTGGACGGCAATTGATCCGCACAATCAGAGTAAAGATCCAGGTGCAGTTGACTTGCATGCTCCGTATGGAAGTCCGATGACTGTTATGCGATCCGATGATGGGAAGTTTAAAGTAACAGGATTAACTAATATGTCCGAAGGCGGAAATTCTCTCAGGCTTGAATACAAACTCAACGGTGTTAAAAGACAAGTAGACCTTCGTCACGGCCAAAATCAATTTCCAAGCTACGTGATTGATGCGCTGAAAGCCAACGAAAAGCCGATTTTTGATAACGGAACCGTAGTCGGTTGGACCGGGGTTACAGGACAACATGGAATTGGAAATGATGGAAAAGTAAAATATGATCCAACCGATCATTCTCATTTAAAATTTCAAAATTCGAATGGTAGTGATTGGAAAGATTGGGGACTTCCTGCGATGGGGTATTAA
- a CDS encoding EAL domain-containing protein translates to MDENKNSQEENTQQRPVILLVDDEPSILKGLKEQLKLEFDSDFDIEIAEDAESAWSILEECIERGIDIPVVVCDQVMPGMNGDELLIRIHNKKPNIRKIMLTGQASADAIGNALNHANLYRYLPKPWDSNDLILTIREALKSYFSDLYLWELNRKLETTLLYDRETGRPNFESLRKILDERESQGTLSTLAVIRIESSTSTTQHFGVGVYHKVLNQFLASLSSFMGESGNLFYLYQDEVAVLSEIEESKFHSLLVAFRILLRSEYIEAEGVSFRVNVSIGVATHQSSLYYKARIAMMHAAQNSELELMNYSNTMEAGDQYQINLILGRKLNYAISVGNVIPYFQGIYNNTSEKITKFECLARIQDGDRVYSPASFISIARSTGIIRLLTPIMIEKSIRYFAQYPEYSFSVNISESDLEKKGFAFWVISRLQHYEVAPNRLTLEILETDRLRGGERGLETLKELKECGCKIAIDDFGVDQSNFERLMEIDPDFIKIDGKFIQGIHLSKTPYLLTSAMTEMAHRIGAKVIAEFVTGKEEFDTVRSLGVEYCQGYYIMEPAPEIFPVPL, encoded by the coding sequence ATGGACGAAAACAAAAATTCCCAGGAAGAAAATACACAACAAAGACCCGTCATACTTTTGGTGGATGACGAACCCAGCATCTTAAAGGGATTAAAAGAGCAACTCAAACTTGAATTCGATAGCGATTTCGACATTGAAATCGCCGAAGATGCCGAATCCGCCTGGAGCATTTTAGAGGAATGTATCGAAAGGGGAATCGATATTCCTGTCGTGGTTTGTGATCAAGTGATGCCAGGCATGAATGGAGACGAGTTGCTCATTCGGATTCACAATAAAAAACCGAATATTCGAAAAATTATGCTGACTGGCCAGGCTTCAGCGGATGCGATCGGAAACGCACTAAATCATGCTAATTTATACAGATATTTGCCGAAACCTTGGGATTCTAACGATTTGATTCTTACGATCCGAGAGGCCTTAAAATCCTACTTTTCGGATCTTTACCTTTGGGAACTCAATCGAAAGTTGGAAACAACTCTACTGTACGATCGGGAAACTGGCCGTCCGAATTTCGAAAGCCTGAGAAAAATCTTAGATGAAAGAGAATCTCAAGGAACGCTGTCCACCCTTGCCGTGATTCGGATCGAATCCTCAACCTCCACGACTCAACATTTCGGAGTGGGAGTGTATCATAAAGTACTGAATCAGTTTCTCGCTTCTCTTTCCTCGTTTATGGGAGAATCCGGTAATCTGTTTTATCTTTATCAGGACGAGGTCGCCGTTCTTTCCGAAATTGAAGAAAGTAAATTTCATTCTCTTTTGGTCGCGTTTCGGATCCTTCTTAGGTCGGAATACATTGAGGCCGAGGGAGTTTCTTTTCGTGTGAACGTTTCGATCGGAGTAGCGACTCATCAATCTTCTCTTTACTATAAGGCTAGAATTGCGATGATGCACGCGGCTCAGAACAGTGAGCTCGAACTGATGAACTATTCCAACACGATGGAAGCGGGAGATCAATACCAGATCAATCTTATCTTGGGAAGAAAATTGAACTACGCGATCAGTGTGGGTAACGTGATTCCTTATTTTCAAGGAATTTATAATAATACGTCCGAGAAGATTACGAAATTTGAATGTCTTGCGAGAATTCAGGATGGGGATAGGGTTTACTCGCCCGCGAGTTTTATATCGATCGCCAGATCGACCGGGATCATTCGTCTTCTGACTCCGATTATGATTGAAAAATCGATCCGATATTTTGCGCAATATCCGGAATATTCTTTTTCGGTAAATATCTCTGAATCGGATTTGGAAAAGAAAGGTTTTGCTTTTTGGGTTATTAGTCGTCTCCAACACTATGAAGTTGCCCCGAATCGCCTAACGCTTGAAATTTTAGAAACCGATCGTTTGCGTGGAGGCGAAAGAGGCCTTGAAACCTTAAAAGAACTGAAAGAATGTGGCTGTAAAATTGCGATAGACGACTTCGGGGTAGATCAATCCAACTTTGAAAGGTTGATGGAGATCGATCCTGATTTCATCAAGATTGACGGTAAATTCATACAGGGAATTCATTTGAGTAAAACTCCTTATCTACTCACTTCCGCGATGACTGAAATGGCTCATAGAATTGGTGCAAAAGTTATTGCAGAATTTGTAACAGGAAAAGAGGAATTTGACACAGTTCGTTCCTTAGGTGTGGAATATTGTCAGGGATATTATATTATGGAACCGGCTCCGGAGATTTTCCCTGTGCCACTTTAA
- a CDS encoding helix-turn-helix domain-containing protein, whose translation MSKGRKKEPENGFGERFRQLRLQKNLSQGEIGELVGLHYTNIGRYERGLSMPSAEAVNKLAEVLGVSSDYLLNGSKEEFAKAKFSDKDLLQMFQAVEQFPEEEKTLIKKIIDAFLTKKKLQELVGK comes from the coding sequence ATGAGCAAAGGAAGAAAAAAAGAGCCTGAAAACGGGTTCGGTGAACGATTTCGACAGTTAAGGCTTCAAAAAAATCTTTCTCAGGGGGAAATTGGGGAGCTTGTCGGACTTCATTACACTAATATCGGTAGGTATGAACGCGGTCTCTCTATGCCTTCCGCCGAAGCCGTAAACAAACTAGCTGAAGTCCTCGGAGTATCTAGCGATTATCTGTTAAACGGATCTAAAGAAGAATTTGCCAAAGCAAAATTCTCTGATAAAGATTTATTACAGATGTTCCAGGCTGTTGAACAATTTCCTGAAGAGGAAAAAACTTTAATCAAAAAAATTATCGATGCTTTCCTTACTAAAAAGAAACTGCAAGAGTTAGTCGGGAAATAA
- a CDS encoding response regulator encodes MDKAILFVDDEALILMSMKSQVKRHFGDGYRYETALDAGEAWQIIEELVHEDVRILIIISDWLMPNVKGDEFLRQVHNKYPDIQKVIVTGHADDSSIEALKREINLRSYLKKPWDERELVSTITTALAS; translated from the coding sequence TTGGATAAAGCGATTCTTTTTGTAGATGATGAAGCTCTGATCCTAATGAGCATGAAGTCTCAGGTGAAACGTCACTTTGGAGACGGTTACAGATATGAAACGGCTCTCGATGCTGGAGAAGCATGGCAGATTATCGAAGAATTAGTTCACGAAGACGTCAGAATTCTGATTATCATTTCCGATTGGTTGATGCCTAACGTCAAGGGAGACGAGTTTTTAAGACAGGTTCACAATAAATATCCAGATATTCAAAAAGTGATCGTTACGGGGCACGCGGACGATTCTTCCATAGAAGCGCTCAAAAGAGAGATCAATCTTCGTTCTTATCTCAAAAAACCTTGGGACGAAAGGGAATTGGTTTCCACCATTACGACCGCATTAGCAAGTTAA